The following coding sequences are from one Carassius gibelio isolate Cgi1373 ecotype wild population from Czech Republic chromosome B7, carGib1.2-hapl.c, whole genome shotgun sequence window:
- the LOC127962346 gene encoding E3 ubiquitin-protein ligase TRIM21 isoform X1, translating into MGAALFGLSLSLPVNTTTMITPVDISRHLQCPICKNLLTDPVSTSCGHTFCKGCLDKHISRSDAQCPLCQELVTTKPSVNEAIEALLQEFHQTQLPNLDLFCGERDAIPCDVCDEHLTFKAVKSCLICSLSFCDEHLKPHQSMPRFKGHKLVNPVVKLDQRACNTHGRPLELYSRCEERCICTLCVKTDGDVIPVEAERGRRQAIQQNTIEVMERMINQREDKLEELKESAAKHQALLEEEQQEIQQVFAALMEALRSTEEKLLAPLEEGRRCLKKEMDEKTQQIQKDILKYKESIETLNRTKDEEDDILFIQSYPAVPAEFSDDWTLSIDTDLNFGPMSNINAELRNEIDTRLKKLCAAEIRRIHSFSVNVTLDAETAHPNLEVSEDGREVCDSGARHEIPGGPQRFDLVGGVLGKPLITSGRAFWVVEVGNKVGWELGVVSDTANRRGKVSYKPSEGYWAITLCAQSMYGAFEDPPIQFQLPSKPRKLGVFVDCEEALVSFYDIEAKSHIYSFKHCKFDGAIRPYFNPHPNADGTNSSPLVISPLSQTEISRAHEV; encoded by the exons ATGGGTGCTGCG CTCTTCGGTCTATCCTTGAGTTTACCAGTCAACACAACCACAATGATTACACCCGTGGACATCTCTCGCCACCTTCAGTGCCCCATCTGCAAAAACCTGCTGACAGATCCGGTCTCAACCAGCTGTGGACACACCTTCTGCAAGGGCTGTCTGGACAAGCACATCAGCAGGTCCGACGCACAGTGCCCTCTCTGCCAGGAGCTGGTGACCACCAAACCCTCCGTGAACGAAGCGATCGAAGCCCTGCTGCAAGAGTTTCACCAGACTCAGCTCCCCAACCTAGACCTCTTCTGTGGAGAAAGAGATGCGATTCCATGTGACGTCTGTGACGAACACCTCACGTTTAAAGCCGTGAAGTCCTGTCTGATCTGTTCGCTCTCCTTCTGCGACGAGCACCTGAAGCCTCACCAGTCTATGCCGAGGTTCAAGGGCCACAAGCTGGTGAATCCTGTGGTGAAGCTGGATCAGAGAGCATGCAATACACACGGCAGACCTCTGGAGCTCTACAGCAGATGTGAGGAGCGCTGCATCTGCACCTTGTGTGTGAAGACGGATGGAGACGTGATACCTGTGGAGGCCGAGCGAGGCAGGAGACAG gcCATACAGCAAAACACTATTGAAGTGATGGAAAGGATGATCAATCAGAGGGAAGACAAACTTGAGGAGCTTAAGGAATCAGCTGCAAAACACCAG GCTCTGCTagaggaggagcagcaggagaTACAGCAGGTGTTTGCTGCACTGATGGAGGCGCTGAGGAGCACAGAGGAGAAGCTGCTCGCTCCTCTGGAGGAAGGAAGGAGGTGCTTGAAGAAAGAGATGGACGAGAAGACACAACAAATACAAAAAGACATTCTTAAGTACAAGGAATCCATCGAGACTTTGAATCGCACCAAAGATGAGGAAGATGACATCCTCTTCATCCAG TCCTATCCGGCCGTGCCAGCTGAGTTCTCAGATGACTGGACGCTTTCCATTGACACCGATTTAAACTTTGGCCCAATGAGCAACATAAATGCAGAGTTAAGGAATGAGATCGACACACGTCTGAAGAAACTCTGCGCTGCTG aaattagAAGGATTCACAGCTTCTCAG TAAACGTGACTCTGGACGCTGAAACGGCGCATCCGAACTTAGAGGTGTCTGAAGACGGTAGAGAGGTGTGTGACAGCGGAGCAAGGCACGAGATCCCGGGCGGCCCGCAGCGGTTCGACCTGGTCGGAGGAGTCCTGGGGAAACCTCTCATCACTTCGGGAAGAGCTTTCTGGGTGGTGGAGGTGGGGAATAAAGTGGGCtgggagctgggggttgtgagcGATACAGCGAACCGGAGAGGTAAAGTGTCCTACAAACCCAGCGAGGGTTACTGGGCCATCACGCTCTGTGCTCAAAGCATGTACGGAGCTTTTGAAGACCCTCCGATCCAGTTTCAGCTCCCCTCCAAACCCCGGAAGCTGGGAGTGTTTGTGGACTGTGAGGAGGCTCTGGTCTCCTTCTATGATATTGAGGCTAAGTCACACATTTACTCGTTCAAACACTGCAAGTTTGACGGAGCCATCCGTCCGTACTTCAATCCTCATCCCAACGCTGACGGAACCAACTCGAGCCCGTTGGTCATTTCTCCTCTCAGTCAAACCGAAATCTCAAGAGCTCATGAGGTGTGA
- the LOC127962346 gene encoding E3 ubiquitin-protein ligase TRIM21 isoform X2, whose protein sequence is MITPVDISRHLQCPICKNLLTDPVSTSCGHTFCKGCLDKHISRSDAQCPLCQELVTTKPSVNEAIEALLQEFHQTQLPNLDLFCGERDAIPCDVCDEHLTFKAVKSCLICSLSFCDEHLKPHQSMPRFKGHKLVNPVVKLDQRACNTHGRPLELYSRCEERCICTLCVKTDGDVIPVEAERGRRQAIQQNTIEVMERMINQREDKLEELKESAAKHQALLEEEQQEIQQVFAALMEALRSTEEKLLAPLEEGRRCLKKEMDEKTQQIQKDILKYKESIETLNRTKDEEDDILFIQSYPAVPAEFSDDWTLSIDTDLNFGPMSNINAELRNEIDTRLKKLCAAEIRRIHSFSVNVTLDAETAHPNLEVSEDGREVCDSGARHEIPGGPQRFDLVGGVLGKPLITSGRAFWVVEVGNKVGWELGVVSDTANRRGKVSYKPSEGYWAITLCAQSMYGAFEDPPIQFQLPSKPRKLGVFVDCEEALVSFYDIEAKSHIYSFKHCKFDGAIRPYFNPHPNADGTNSSPLVISPLSQTEISRAHEV, encoded by the exons ATGATTACACCCGTGGACATCTCTCGCCACCTTCAGTGCCCCATCTGCAAAAACCTGCTGACAGATCCGGTCTCAACCAGCTGTGGACACACCTTCTGCAAGGGCTGTCTGGACAAGCACATCAGCAGGTCCGACGCACAGTGCCCTCTCTGCCAGGAGCTGGTGACCACCAAACCCTCCGTGAACGAAGCGATCGAAGCCCTGCTGCAAGAGTTTCACCAGACTCAGCTCCCCAACCTAGACCTCTTCTGTGGAGAAAGAGATGCGATTCCATGTGACGTCTGTGACGAACACCTCACGTTTAAAGCCGTGAAGTCCTGTCTGATCTGTTCGCTCTCCTTCTGCGACGAGCACCTGAAGCCTCACCAGTCTATGCCGAGGTTCAAGGGCCACAAGCTGGTGAATCCTGTGGTGAAGCTGGATCAGAGAGCATGCAATACACACGGCAGACCTCTGGAGCTCTACAGCAGATGTGAGGAGCGCTGCATCTGCACCTTGTGTGTGAAGACGGATGGAGACGTGATACCTGTGGAGGCCGAGCGAGGCAGGAGACAG gcCATACAGCAAAACACTATTGAAGTGATGGAAAGGATGATCAATCAGAGGGAAGACAAACTTGAGGAGCTTAAGGAATCAGCTGCAAAACACCAG GCTCTGCTagaggaggagcagcaggagaTACAGCAGGTGTTTGCTGCACTGATGGAGGCGCTGAGGAGCACAGAGGAGAAGCTGCTCGCTCCTCTGGAGGAAGGAAGGAGGTGCTTGAAGAAAGAGATGGACGAGAAGACACAACAAATACAAAAAGACATTCTTAAGTACAAGGAATCCATCGAGACTTTGAATCGCACCAAAGATGAGGAAGATGACATCCTCTTCATCCAG TCCTATCCGGCCGTGCCAGCTGAGTTCTCAGATGACTGGACGCTTTCCATTGACACCGATTTAAACTTTGGCCCAATGAGCAACATAAATGCAGAGTTAAGGAATGAGATCGACACACGTCTGAAGAAACTCTGCGCTGCTG aaattagAAGGATTCACAGCTTCTCAG TAAACGTGACTCTGGACGCTGAAACGGCGCATCCGAACTTAGAGGTGTCTGAAGACGGTAGAGAGGTGTGTGACAGCGGAGCAAGGCACGAGATCCCGGGCGGCCCGCAGCGGTTCGACCTGGTCGGAGGAGTCCTGGGGAAACCTCTCATCACTTCGGGAAGAGCTTTCTGGGTGGTGGAGGTGGGGAATAAAGTGGGCtgggagctgggggttgtgagcGATACAGCGAACCGGAGAGGTAAAGTGTCCTACAAACCCAGCGAGGGTTACTGGGCCATCACGCTCTGTGCTCAAAGCATGTACGGAGCTTTTGAAGACCCTCCGATCCAGTTTCAGCTCCCCTCCAAACCCCGGAAGCTGGGAGTGTTTGTGGACTGTGAGGAGGCTCTGGTCTCCTTCTATGATATTGAGGCTAAGTCACACATTTACTCGTTCAAACACTGCAAGTTTGACGGAGCCATCCGTCCGTACTTCAATCCTCATCCCAACGCTGACGGAACCAACTCGAGCCCGTTGGTCATTTCTCCTCTCAGTCAAACCGAAATCTCAAGAGCTCATGAGGTGTGA